From a region of the Chrysemys picta bellii isolate R12L10 chromosome 7, ASM1138683v2, whole genome shotgun sequence genome:
- the HYAL2 gene encoding hyaluronidase-2 has translation MRGGSVLAVPWLLVLAVTGGRGQDEKPTFAPLFTRKPFIVAWNAPTQDCRPRFKVQLDFSLFDLQASPNEGFVDQNLTIFYKERLGLYPYYDEQQVAVNGGVPQNSSLREHLDRLEEGIRKYIRSEAKEGLAVIDWEEWRPIWIRNWQNKDIYRKNSRQLVLSRHPDWQEDVVNKEAQYEFESSARKFMLRTLQYAKSYRPKQLWGYYLFPDCYNHDYSKNPDSYTGRCPDVEKTRNDRLSWLWKESKALYPSIYLDQVLASSENGRKFVRSRVMEALRISHQHHDGYSLPVFVYARPTYSRKLDVLSRMDLVSTIGESAALGAAGAIFWGDTDYTKSQSTCRTIKAYLEEELGHYIVNVTTAAQHCSQALCQGWGRCLRRDSTANVFLHLNPLSFQIRHRGEADRQQPMLWVEGELSAADTAYLRTHFRCQCYQGWRGDACEWQLSTHNSGACPTCATLGLLVLGLLACLD, from the exons ATGCGGGGCGGCTCTGTGCTGGCAGTGCCATGGCTCCTGGTCCTTGCTGTCACTGGCGGCCGTGGGCAGGATGAGAAGCCAACCTTTGCCCCCCTTTTCACCCGGAAGCCCTTCATTGTGGCCTGGAACGCACCCACCCAGGACTGCAGGCCCCGCTTCAAGGTCCAGCTGGACTTCAGTCTCTTTGACCTGCAGGCCTCGCCCAATGAGGGCTTTGTAGACCAGAACCTCACCATCTTCTACAAGGAGCGCCTGGGCCTCTACCCCTACTACGATGAGCAGCAGGTGGCTGTGAATGGGGGTGTCCCCCAGAACAGCAGCCTCCGGGAGCACCTGGACCGGCTTGAGGAGGGCATCCGCAAGTACATCCGCTCAGAGGCCAAGGAAGGTCTGGCTGTCATTGACTGGGAGGAATGGCGGCCCATCTGGATCCGCAACTGGCAGAACAAAGACATCTACCGCAAGAACTCCCGGCAGCTGGTGCTGTCGCGGCACCCCGACTGGCAGGAGGACGTGGTGAACAAGGAGGCCCAGTATGAGTTTGAGAGCTCGGCCCGGAAATTCATGCTCCGCACCCTACAGTACGCCAAGAGCTACCGGCCTAAGCAGCTGTGGGGTTACTACCTCTTCCCGGACTGCTACAACCACGACTACAGCAAGAACCCTGACAGCTACACGGGACGCTGCCCTGACGTGGAGAAGACACGCAATGACCGGCTGTCCTGGCTCTGGAAGGAGAGCAAAGCCCTCTACCCTTCCATCTACCTAGACCAGGTCCTGGCTTCCTCTGAGAACGGCCGCAAGTTCGTGCGCTCGCGGGTCATGGAGGCTCTGCGGATCTCCCACCAGCACCACGACGGCTACTCACTGCCTGTCTTCGTCTACGCCAGGCCCACCTACAGCCGTAAGCTGGACGTGCTGAGCAGG ATGGACCTGGTCTCCACCATTGGCGAGAGCGCGGCCCTGGGGGCAGCTGGTGCCATCTTCTGGGGCGATACAGACTACACCAAGAGCCAG AGCACCTGCCGGACTATCAAGGCctacctggaggaggagctgggtcaCTACATCGTCAACGTCACCACGGCGGCTCAGCACTGCAGCCAGGCACTgtgccagggctgggggcgctgcctgcgCCGGGACAGCACCGCCAACGTCTTCCTCCACCTCAACCCTCTCAGCTTCCAGATCCGGCACCGGGGTGAAGCCGACAGGCAGCAGCCAAtgctgtgggtggagggggagctgtCTGCCGCCGACACCGCATACCTACGGACCCACTTCCGGTGCCAGTGTTACCAGGGCTGGCGTGGGGATGCATGCGAGTggcagctgagcacccacaacagTGGAGCCTGCCCGACCTGTGCCACTCTGGGACTCCTGGTGCTGGGGCTCCTGGCCTGCTTGGACTAG
- the HYAL1 gene encoding hyaluronidase-1 has product MATVFLLPWACLLSLALVARSAADGGPVLWDRPFVTVWNAPSQECSAKYHVLLDLGVFDMVLNRNESFLGQEIALFYSNTLGLYPHYTPEGTVAHGGVPQNGSLQAHLGKARHDIQATISEPGFQGLAVIDWESWRPVWARNWDAMEIYKEKSQELVQERHPDWPPDRVVEEAQEEFEQSARSFMEQTLVLGKSLRPEGFWGFYGFPSCYNYDFKAANYTGECPAVEQRWNEQLWWLWNQSRALYPSIYLPKELRVTDQVGKFVRHRVAEAFRVQGQTGTGSLSVLPYARIQYDFTEDFLSQEDLVHTIGESASQGASGVVLWGNEDYTHSRESCLALKKYVDRSLGHYIVNVTSSATLCSRTVCSSHGRCVRRAGHPGAFLHLSPSSFTVRRHRSWPHHHLQGQLAKQEQAKLAEEFSCQCYTGWAGTRCEHKGNPV; this is encoded by the exons ATGGCCACCGTGTTCTTACTGCCCTGGGCATGCTTgctgagcctggccctggtgGCTCGAAGCGCGGCAGACGGGGGCCCAGTTCTCTGGGACCGCCCCTTTGTCACAGTGTGGAATGCCCCGAGCCAGGAGTGCAGCGCGAAATATCATGTGCTCCTTGACCTGGGGGTCTTTGACATGGTGCTGAACCGCAACGAGTCCTTCCTGGGCCAGGAGATCGCCCTCTTTTACAGCAACACACTGGGCCTCTATCCGCACTACACCCCGGAGGGGACGGTGGCCCACGGGGGTGTCCCCCAGAATGGCAGCCTCCAGGCCCACCTCGGCAAGGCGCGGCACGACATCCAGGCCACCATCTCGGAGCCAGGCTTCCAGGGCCTGGCGGTGATCGACTGGGAGAGCTGGCGCCCCGTGTGGGCTCGGAACTGGGATGCCATGGAGATCTATAAGGAGAAGTCCCAAGAGCTGGTCCAGGAGCGGCACCCCGACTGGCCCCCAGACAGGGTGGTCGAGGAAGCTCAGGAGGAATTTGAGCAAAGTGCTCGGTCCTTCATGGAGCAGACCCTGGTGCTTGGCAAGAGCCTGAGGCCTGAGGGCTTCTGGGGTTTCTATGGCTTCCCCAGCTGCTATAACTATGATTTCAAAGCGGCCAACTACACAGGGGAGTGTCCCGCTGTGGAGCAGCGGTGGAACGAGCAGCTCTGGTGGCTCTGGAACCAAAGCCGGGCGCTCTACCCCAGCATCTACTTGCCCAAGGAGCTCCGGGTGACAGACCAGGTTGGCAAGTTCGTTCGGCACCGTGTGGCCGAGGCGTTCCGGGTGCAGGGGCAGACGGGGACTGGCAGCCTCTCAGTCCTACCTTACGCCCGTATCCAGTACGACTTCACAGAGGACTTCCTCTCGCAG GAGGACTTGGTCCACACCATTGGGGAAAGTGCTTCTCAAGGTGCCTCAGGGGTTGTGCTGTGGGGCAACGAGGATTACACTCACTCACGG GAGTCCTGCCTGGCACTGAAGAAGTACGTGGACAGGAGCCTGGGCCACTACATCGTGAATGTGACCAGCAGCGCCACACTGTGCAGTCGCACGGTGTGCTCCAGCCACGGGCGCTGTGTGCGGCGGGCCGGCCATCCCGGCGCGTTCCTGCACCTCAGCCCCTCCAGCTTCACTGTCCGGAGGCACCGCAGCTGGCCCCACCACCACCTGCAGGGACAACTGGCAAAGCAGGAGCAAGCCAAGCTGGCGGAAGAATTCAGCTGCCAGTGCTACACTGGCTGGGCAGGGACCCGGTGTGAACATAAGGGCAACCCAGTGTGA